In a single window of the Planctomycetota bacterium genome:
- the trxB gene encoding thioredoxin-disulfide reductase — protein sequence MGTRDREVPPTTDGSILNRGALQRENADMPEALDADVVIIGGGCAGLTAAIYAARSALKTILLDKLDPGGQLATTHEVENYPGFIDPIQGPDLMDRFLKQAQRFGTDVRSAQVNGISASDPVVRVVHTDGGDLRCKAVLVCTGADPKRLGVPGEDRLRGRGVSYCATCDAPFFRNKDVVVVGGGNTAVDEGNYVTRFARQVTLVHRRDRLRADPIIQERARKNPKMKFIWDTVVTEILGGDVVEKVRLRNLKTNEEGELAAQGCFILIGTTPNTGFLRGVCELDGQGFVKVNARKETNVPGIFAAGDCEDAVWRQAVTAAGFGCSAAIAAKQYIESLE from the coding sequence ATGGGGACGCGGGACAGGGAGGTCCCGCCTACGACCGATGGCTCGATCCTGAATCGTGGCGCGCTACAGAGGGAGAACGCCGACATGCCCGAAGCTCTGGACGCCGACGTCGTCATCATCGGCGGCGGCTGCGCCGGCCTCACCGCCGCCATCTACGCCGCCCGCTCCGCCCTCAAGACCATCCTGCTCGACAAGCTCGACCCCGGCGGCCAGCTCGCCACCACCCACGAGGTCGAGAACTACCCCGGATTCATTGACCCCATCCAGGGGCCGGACCTGATGGACCGCTTCCTCAAGCAGGCCCAGCGGTTCGGCACCGATGTGCGTTCGGCGCAGGTGAACGGCATCTCGGCCAGCGACCCGGTGGTGCGCGTCGTGCACACCGACGGCGGCGACCTGCGCTGCAAGGCCGTGCTCGTGTGCACGGGGGCCGACCCCAAGCGGCTGGGCGTGCCGGGCGAGGACCGCTTGCGCGGCCGAGGCGTGTCGTACTGCGCCACGTGCGACGCACCGTTCTTCAGGAACAAGGACGTCGTGGTCGTGGGCGGAGGCAACACGGCCGTGGACGAGGGGAACTACGTCACCCGGTTCGCCCGGCAGGTCACCCTGGTGCACCGCCGCGACCGGCTCCGCGCCGACCCGATCATCCAGGAGCGCGCGCGCAAGAACCCCAAGATGAAGTTCATCTGGGACACCGTGGTCACCGAGATCCTCGGCGGCGACGTGGTCGAGAAGGTCAGGCTCAGGAACCTGAAGACCAACGAAGAAGGCGAACTGGCCGCCCAGGGCTGCTTCATCCTCATCGGCACCACGCCCAACACCGGCTTCCTCCGAGGCGTGTGCGAGCTGGACGGGCAGGGCTTCGTGAAGGTGAACGCGCGCAAGGAGACGAACGTGCCCGGCATCTTCGCCGCCGGCGACTGCGAGGACGCCGTGTGGCGCCAGGCGGTCACCGCGGCCGGCTTCGGCTGCTCGGCCGCCATCGCCGCCAAACAGTACATCGAGAGTCTGGAGTAG
- the dut gene encoding dUTP diphosphatase, translated as MSDIEIHFTRKPGTEDVPLPKYMSEHASGMDVCAAVDAPVAIAPGEVKLIPTGLTMAIPPGYEVQVRPRSGLALKHGLTVVNAPGTIDSDYRGEVCVILGNVGRQPFTVERGMRIAQLVAQRVVRAALVPQETLPDTARAAGGFGHTGVK; from the coding sequence ATGAGCGACATCGAGATTCACTTCACCCGCAAGCCGGGCACCGAGGACGTGCCGCTGCCCAAGTACATGAGCGAGCACGCGAGCGGAATGGACGTGTGTGCGGCCGTGGACGCGCCGGTGGCCATCGCCCCGGGCGAGGTGAAGCTGATCCCCACCGGCCTCACTATGGCGATTCCGCCGGGCTACGAGGTCCAGGTGCGCCCGCGCTCGGGCCTCGCACTCAAGCACGGCCTCACCGTGGTCAACGCGCCCGGCACCATTGACAGCGATTACCGCGGCGAGGTCTGCGTGATCCTGGGCAATGTGGGCCGCCAGCCGTTCACCGTCGAGCGGGGCATGCGCATCGCCCAGCTCGTCGCCCAGCGGGTTGTGCGCGCCGCGCTCGTGCCGCAGGAGACGCTCCCCGACACGGCCCGCGCGGCCGGCGGCTTCGGGCACACGGGGGTCAAGTAG
- a CDS encoding MFS transporter, producing the protein MSSWKRTFHAAFAAQVCSILGFSLAMPFMPFYIRQLGITQEAAVACWSGVVNGAAGFTMALFGPLWGMVADRVGRRPMVLRSMYGGVLVLLLMAIAQNVYQLLAFRLLQGALTGTIAALVALVASEAPRERAGYALGVMQSAVFVGFSAGPLIGGPLADALGYRVMFALSSLLLLAGGLLVQFGVRERFAAASGSSRPERDGFRAVLAAQGFIAAVLVLLSLRYANSISAPTFALFVEQMYGQGRLTNTVVGALNAVGGFSAAVGAFLLGNLSDRWGHKRLLVASCVFGSLVSLGYVFVGGVWQLGALRLLFGLGAAGILPAANAIIRHITEDHNMGRAYGLTTSANSLGWMLGSLSGGEVAAIYGLRAPFVLMAIGIGLAGLLVVCFVRKDPPRKPGAPGGEPIAAS; encoded by the coding sequence ATGAGTTCGTGGAAGAGGACTTTCCACGCCGCCTTCGCGGCCCAGGTCTGCTCGATCCTGGGCTTCTCGCTGGCCATGCCGTTCATGCCGTTCTACATCCGGCAGCTCGGCATCACCCAGGAGGCGGCGGTGGCGTGCTGGTCGGGGGTCGTGAACGGCGCGGCCGGGTTCACGATGGCCCTCTTCGGGCCGCTGTGGGGCATGGTGGCGGACCGCGTGGGGCGGCGGCCCATGGTCCTGCGCTCCATGTACGGCGGCGTGCTGGTCCTCCTGTTGATGGCGATCGCGCAGAACGTCTACCAGCTTCTGGCCTTCCGGCTGCTCCAGGGGGCGCTGACGGGGACGATCGCGGCGCTGGTGGCGCTGGTGGCGAGCGAGGCCCCGCGCGAGCGGGCCGGGTATGCCCTGGGCGTGATGCAATCGGCCGTGTTCGTGGGCTTCTCGGCCGGGCCGCTGATCGGGGGGCCGCTGGCCGATGCCCTGGGCTATCGCGTGATGTTCGCGCTCTCGTCGCTGCTGTTGCTGGCGGGCGGGCTGCTGGTGCAGTTCGGCGTGCGGGAGCGGTTCGCGGCGGCCTCGGGGTCGTCGCGGCCCGAGCGCGACGGCTTTCGGGCGGTGCTCGCGGCCCAGGGGTTCATCGCGGCGGTGCTGGTGTTGTTGAGCCTTCGGTATGCCAACTCCATTTCGGCTCCCACGTTCGCGCTGTTCGTCGAGCAGATGTACGGCCAGGGGAGGCTCACGAACACGGTCGTCGGCGCACTGAACGCCGTGGGCGGGTTCTCGGCGGCCGTGGGCGCATTCCTGCTGGGGAACCTGAGCGACCGGTGGGGGCACAAGCGCCTGCTGGTGGCCTCGTGCGTGTTCGGGAGCCTTGTGTCGCTGGGCTACGTCTTCGTGGGCGGCGTGTGGCAGCTCGGGGCGCTGCGGCTGCTCTTCGGGCTGGGCGCCGCGGGCATTCTGCCCGCCGCCAACGCCATCATCCGGCATATCACGGAAGACCACAACATGGGGCGGGCCTACGGGCTCACGACCTCGGCCAATTCGCTCGGCTGGATGCTCGGCTCCCTGTCCGGCGGCGAGGTGGCCGCGATCTACGGCCTTCGCGCGCCCTTCGTGTTGATGGCGATAGGGATCGGCCTGGCCGGTCTGCTGGTGGTGTGCTTTGTGCGCAAGGACCCGCCGCGGAAGCCGGGAGCGCCCGGAGGAGAGCCGATCGCGGCGAGCTGA